Proteins found in one Balearica regulorum gibbericeps isolate bBalReg1 chromosome 17, bBalReg1.pri, whole genome shotgun sequence genomic segment:
- the SPPL3 gene encoding signal peptide peptidase-like 3 isoform X3, which produces MAEQTYSWAYSLVDSSQVSTFLISILLIVYGSFRSLNMDFENQDKEKDNSSTAGSFNGNSTNNSKGIQTIDSTQALFLPIGASVSLLVMFFFFDSVQVVFTICTAVLATIAFAFLLLPMCQYLTRPCSPQNKISFGCCGRFTAAELLSFSLSVMLVLIWVLTGHWLLMDALAMGLCVAMIAFVRLPSLKVSCLLLSGLLIYDVFWVFFSAYIFNSNVMVKVATQPADNPLDVLSRKLHLGPNVGRDVPRLSLPGKLVFPSSTGSHFSMLGIGDIVMPGLLLCFVLRYDNYKKQANSDSCGAPGPGNISGRMQKVSYFHCTLIGYFVGLLTATVASRIHRAAQPALLYLVPFTLLPLLTMAYLKGDLRRMWSEPFHSKSSSSRFLEV; this is translated from the exons GGCATATTCCCTTGTGGATTCCAGTCAAGTGTCTACCTTCCTGATTTCTATTCTTCTCATAGTCTATGGCAGTTTCag GTCTCTTAACATGGACTTTGAGAatcaagacaaagaaaaagacaatagCAGCACAGCTGGGTCTTTTAACGGCAACAGCACCAATAACAGTAAGG gtATTCAAACCATTGATTCTACCCAGGCATTGTTCCTGCCGATCGGAGCGTCTGTGTCTCTCCTAGTTATGTTCTTCTTCTTTGATTCAGTTCAAGTTGTCTTTACAATATGCACAGCAG TCCTTGCAACAATAGCTTTCGCCTTCCTTCTGCTCCCGATGTGCCAGTACTTAACACGGCCTTGTTCACCTCAAAACAA GATTTCCTTTGGCTGCTGCGGGCGTTTCACTGCTGCTGAGttgctctcattttctctgtctgtGATGCTTGTCCTTATCTGGGTCCTAACTGGCCACTGGCTCCTTATGGATG CTCTGGCTATGGGCCTGTGTGTTGCAATGATAGCCTTTGTTCGGTTGCCGAGCCTGAAGGTTTCCTGCTTGCTACTTTCTGGGTTACTAATTTATGATGTCTTTTGG gtctttttttctgcctacaTCTTTAACAGCAATGTTATGGTGAAAGTGGCCACACAACCAGCTGATAATCCCCTTGATGTTTTATCCCGGAAACTTCACCTGGGACCAAATGTGGGTAGAGATGTTCCCCGTCTGTCGCTGCCTGGTAAACTTGTATTTCCAAG TTCCACAGGCAGCCACTTCTCTATGCTGGGGATTGGAGATATTGTGATGCCAggtcttctgctctgctttgtcCTGCGTTACGATAACTACAAAAAGCAAGCCAACAGCGATTCCTGTGGCGCCCCAGGACCAGGGAACATCTCTGGACGGATGCAGAAGGTCTCTTACTTTCACTGCACACTTATTGGATATTTCGTAG gtCTATTAACTGCAACAGTAGCTTCTCGTATTCACCGggcagcccagcctgccctgctctATTTGGTACCGTTTACTTTATTGCCGCTCCTCACCATGGCCTATTTAAAG GGCGATCTACGTCGCATGTGGTCTGAGCCTTTCCACTCCAAGTCCAGCAGCTCCCGTTTCCTGGAAGTATGA
- the SPPL3 gene encoding signal peptide peptidase-like 3 isoform X5 yields MISRVTGERAVRAYSLVDSSQVSTFLISILLIVYGSFRSLNMDFENQDKEKDNSSTAGSFNGNSTNNILATIAFAFLLLPMCQYLTRPCSPQNKISFGCCGRFTAAELLSFSLSVMLVLIWVLTGHWLLMDALAMGLCVAMIAFVRLPSLKVSCLLLSGLLIYDVFWVFFSAYIFNSNVMVKVATQPADNPLDVLSRKLHLGPNVGRDVPRLSLPGKLVFPSSTGSHFSMLGIGDIVMPGLLLCFVLRYDNYKKQANSDSCGAPGPGNISGRMQKVSYFHCTLIGYFVGLLTATVASRIHRAAQPALLYLVPFTLLPLLTMAYLKGDLRRMWSEPFHSKSSSSRFLEV; encoded by the exons GGCATATTCCCTTGTGGATTCCAGTCAAGTGTCTACCTTCCTGATTTCTATTCTTCTCATAGTCTATGGCAGTTTCag GTCTCTTAACATGGACTTTGAGAatcaagacaaagaaaaagacaatagCAGCACAGCTGGGTCTTTTAACGGCAACAGCACCAATAACA TCCTTGCAACAATAGCTTTCGCCTTCCTTCTGCTCCCGATGTGCCAGTACTTAACACGGCCTTGTTCACCTCAAAACAA GATTTCCTTTGGCTGCTGCGGGCGTTTCACTGCTGCTGAGttgctctcattttctctgtctgtGATGCTTGTCCTTATCTGGGTCCTAACTGGCCACTGGCTCCTTATGGATG CTCTGGCTATGGGCCTGTGTGTTGCAATGATAGCCTTTGTTCGGTTGCCGAGCCTGAAGGTTTCCTGCTTGCTACTTTCTGGGTTACTAATTTATGATGTCTTTTGG gtctttttttctgcctacaTCTTTAACAGCAATGTTATGGTGAAAGTGGCCACACAACCAGCTGATAATCCCCTTGATGTTTTATCCCGGAAACTTCACCTGGGACCAAATGTGGGTAGAGATGTTCCCCGTCTGTCGCTGCCTGGTAAACTTGTATTTCCAAG TTCCACAGGCAGCCACTTCTCTATGCTGGGGATTGGAGATATTGTGATGCCAggtcttctgctctgctttgtcCTGCGTTACGATAACTACAAAAAGCAAGCCAACAGCGATTCCTGTGGCGCCCCAGGACCAGGGAACATCTCTGGACGGATGCAGAAGGTCTCTTACTTTCACTGCACACTTATTGGATATTTCGTAG gtCTATTAACTGCAACAGTAGCTTCTCGTATTCACCGggcagcccagcctgccctgctctATTTGGTACCGTTTACTTTATTGCCGCTCCTCACCATGGCCTATTTAAAG GGCGATCTACGTCGCATGTGGTCTGAGCCTTTCCACTCCAAGTCCAGCAGCTCCCGTTTCCTGGAAGTATGA
- the SPPL3 gene encoding signal peptide peptidase-like 3 isoform X2, with the protein MISRVTGERAVRAYSLVDSSQVSTFLISILLIVYGSFRSLNMDFENQDKEKDNSSTAGSFNGNSTNNSIQTIDSTQALFLPIGASVSLLVMFFFFDSVQVVFTICTAVLATIAFAFLLLPMCQYLTRPCSPQNKISFGCCGRFTAAELLSFSLSVMLVLIWVLTGHWLLMDALAMGLCVAMIAFVRLPSLKVSCLLLSGLLIYDVFWVFFSAYIFNSNVMVKVATQPADNPLDVLSRKLHLGPNVGRDVPRLSLPGKLVFPSSTGSHFSMLGIGDIVMPGLLLCFVLRYDNYKKQANSDSCGAPGPGNISGRMQKVSYFHCTLIGYFVGLLTATVASRIHRAAQPALLYLVPFTLLPLLTMAYLKGDLRRMWSEPFHSKSSSSRFLEV; encoded by the exons GGCATATTCCCTTGTGGATTCCAGTCAAGTGTCTACCTTCCTGATTTCTATTCTTCTCATAGTCTATGGCAGTTTCag GTCTCTTAACATGGACTTTGAGAatcaagacaaagaaaaagacaatagCAGCACAGCTGGGTCTTTTAACGGCAACAGCACCAATAACA gtATTCAAACCATTGATTCTACCCAGGCATTGTTCCTGCCGATCGGAGCGTCTGTGTCTCTCCTAGTTATGTTCTTCTTCTTTGATTCAGTTCAAGTTGTCTTTACAATATGCACAGCAG TCCTTGCAACAATAGCTTTCGCCTTCCTTCTGCTCCCGATGTGCCAGTACTTAACACGGCCTTGTTCACCTCAAAACAA GATTTCCTTTGGCTGCTGCGGGCGTTTCACTGCTGCTGAGttgctctcattttctctgtctgtGATGCTTGTCCTTATCTGGGTCCTAACTGGCCACTGGCTCCTTATGGATG CTCTGGCTATGGGCCTGTGTGTTGCAATGATAGCCTTTGTTCGGTTGCCGAGCCTGAAGGTTTCCTGCTTGCTACTTTCTGGGTTACTAATTTATGATGTCTTTTGG gtctttttttctgcctacaTCTTTAACAGCAATGTTATGGTGAAAGTGGCCACACAACCAGCTGATAATCCCCTTGATGTTTTATCCCGGAAACTTCACCTGGGACCAAATGTGGGTAGAGATGTTCCCCGTCTGTCGCTGCCTGGTAAACTTGTATTTCCAAG TTCCACAGGCAGCCACTTCTCTATGCTGGGGATTGGAGATATTGTGATGCCAggtcttctgctctgctttgtcCTGCGTTACGATAACTACAAAAAGCAAGCCAACAGCGATTCCTGTGGCGCCCCAGGACCAGGGAACATCTCTGGACGGATGCAGAAGGTCTCTTACTTTCACTGCACACTTATTGGATATTTCGTAG gtCTATTAACTGCAACAGTAGCTTCTCGTATTCACCGggcagcccagcctgccctgctctATTTGGTACCGTTTACTTTATTGCCGCTCCTCACCATGGCCTATTTAAAG GGCGATCTACGTCGCATGTGGTCTGAGCCTTTCCACTCCAAGTCCAGCAGCTCCCGTTTCCTGGAAGTATGA
- the SPPL3 gene encoding signal peptide peptidase-like 3 isoform X1: MISRVTGERAVRAYSLVDSSQVSTFLISILLIVYGSFRSLNMDFENQDKEKDNSSTAGSFNGNSTNNSKGIQTIDSTQALFLPIGASVSLLVMFFFFDSVQVVFTICTAVLATIAFAFLLLPMCQYLTRPCSPQNKISFGCCGRFTAAELLSFSLSVMLVLIWVLTGHWLLMDALAMGLCVAMIAFVRLPSLKVSCLLLSGLLIYDVFWVFFSAYIFNSNVMVKVATQPADNPLDVLSRKLHLGPNVGRDVPRLSLPGKLVFPSSTGSHFSMLGIGDIVMPGLLLCFVLRYDNYKKQANSDSCGAPGPGNISGRMQKVSYFHCTLIGYFVGLLTATVASRIHRAAQPALLYLVPFTLLPLLTMAYLKGDLRRMWSEPFHSKSSSSRFLEV, translated from the exons GGCATATTCCCTTGTGGATTCCAGTCAAGTGTCTACCTTCCTGATTTCTATTCTTCTCATAGTCTATGGCAGTTTCag GTCTCTTAACATGGACTTTGAGAatcaagacaaagaaaaagacaatagCAGCACAGCTGGGTCTTTTAACGGCAACAGCACCAATAACAGTAAGG gtATTCAAACCATTGATTCTACCCAGGCATTGTTCCTGCCGATCGGAGCGTCTGTGTCTCTCCTAGTTATGTTCTTCTTCTTTGATTCAGTTCAAGTTGTCTTTACAATATGCACAGCAG TCCTTGCAACAATAGCTTTCGCCTTCCTTCTGCTCCCGATGTGCCAGTACTTAACACGGCCTTGTTCACCTCAAAACAA GATTTCCTTTGGCTGCTGCGGGCGTTTCACTGCTGCTGAGttgctctcattttctctgtctgtGATGCTTGTCCTTATCTGGGTCCTAACTGGCCACTGGCTCCTTATGGATG CTCTGGCTATGGGCCTGTGTGTTGCAATGATAGCCTTTGTTCGGTTGCCGAGCCTGAAGGTTTCCTGCTTGCTACTTTCTGGGTTACTAATTTATGATGTCTTTTGG gtctttttttctgcctacaTCTTTAACAGCAATGTTATGGTGAAAGTGGCCACACAACCAGCTGATAATCCCCTTGATGTTTTATCCCGGAAACTTCACCTGGGACCAAATGTGGGTAGAGATGTTCCCCGTCTGTCGCTGCCTGGTAAACTTGTATTTCCAAG TTCCACAGGCAGCCACTTCTCTATGCTGGGGATTGGAGATATTGTGATGCCAggtcttctgctctgctttgtcCTGCGTTACGATAACTACAAAAAGCAAGCCAACAGCGATTCCTGTGGCGCCCCAGGACCAGGGAACATCTCTGGACGGATGCAGAAGGTCTCTTACTTTCACTGCACACTTATTGGATATTTCGTAG gtCTATTAACTGCAACAGTAGCTTCTCGTATTCACCGggcagcccagcctgccctgctctATTTGGTACCGTTTACTTTATTGCCGCTCCTCACCATGGCCTATTTAAAG GGCGATCTACGTCGCATGTGGTCTGAGCCTTTCCACTCCAAGTCCAGCAGCTCCCGTTTCCTGGAAGTATGA
- the SPPL3 gene encoding signal peptide peptidase-like 3 isoform X4, translating into MDFENQDKEKDNSSTAGSFNGNSTNNSKGIQTIDSTQALFLPIGASVSLLVMFFFFDSVQVVFTICTAVLATIAFAFLLLPMCQYLTRPCSPQNKISFGCCGRFTAAELLSFSLSVMLVLIWVLTGHWLLMDALAMGLCVAMIAFVRLPSLKVSCLLLSGLLIYDVFWVFFSAYIFNSNVMVKVATQPADNPLDVLSRKLHLGPNVGRDVPRLSLPGKLVFPSSTGSHFSMLGIGDIVMPGLLLCFVLRYDNYKKQANSDSCGAPGPGNISGRMQKVSYFHCTLIGYFVGLLTATVASRIHRAAQPALLYLVPFTLLPLLTMAYLKGDLRRMWSEPFHSKSSSSRFLEV; encoded by the exons ATGGACTTTGAGAatcaagacaaagaaaaagacaatagCAGCACAGCTGGGTCTTTTAACGGCAACAGCACCAATAACAGTAAGG gtATTCAAACCATTGATTCTACCCAGGCATTGTTCCTGCCGATCGGAGCGTCTGTGTCTCTCCTAGTTATGTTCTTCTTCTTTGATTCAGTTCAAGTTGTCTTTACAATATGCACAGCAG TCCTTGCAACAATAGCTTTCGCCTTCCTTCTGCTCCCGATGTGCCAGTACTTAACACGGCCTTGTTCACCTCAAAACAA GATTTCCTTTGGCTGCTGCGGGCGTTTCACTGCTGCTGAGttgctctcattttctctgtctgtGATGCTTGTCCTTATCTGGGTCCTAACTGGCCACTGGCTCCTTATGGATG CTCTGGCTATGGGCCTGTGTGTTGCAATGATAGCCTTTGTTCGGTTGCCGAGCCTGAAGGTTTCCTGCTTGCTACTTTCTGGGTTACTAATTTATGATGTCTTTTGG gtctttttttctgcctacaTCTTTAACAGCAATGTTATGGTGAAAGTGGCCACACAACCAGCTGATAATCCCCTTGATGTTTTATCCCGGAAACTTCACCTGGGACCAAATGTGGGTAGAGATGTTCCCCGTCTGTCGCTGCCTGGTAAACTTGTATTTCCAAG TTCCACAGGCAGCCACTTCTCTATGCTGGGGATTGGAGATATTGTGATGCCAggtcttctgctctgctttgtcCTGCGTTACGATAACTACAAAAAGCAAGCCAACAGCGATTCCTGTGGCGCCCCAGGACCAGGGAACATCTCTGGACGGATGCAGAAGGTCTCTTACTTTCACTGCACACTTATTGGATATTTCGTAG gtCTATTAACTGCAACAGTAGCTTCTCGTATTCACCGggcagcccagcctgccctgctctATTTGGTACCGTTTACTTTATTGCCGCTCCTCACCATGGCCTATTTAAAG GGCGATCTACGTCGCATGTGGTCTGAGCCTTTCCACTCCAAGTCCAGCAGCTCCCGTTTCCTGGAAGTATGA